TCGTCACACAGATCGCCACCGCATCTGCAACATTGGGCTGGATAGCCGCCGAATGGATCAAACTCGGCAAACCCAGTATTCTCGGTGCAGTCACGGGTGCTGTCGCCGGTCTCGTCGCCATCACCCCTGCTTCGGGCAGCGTAGGACCGATGGGCGCGATAGTCGTTGGCCTGGCATCTGGCGTCCTCTGCTTCTGGGCAGCCACCAGCCTCAAGCGCGCATTGGGTTATGACGACTCCCTCGACGCTTTCGGTGTTCACGGCATAGGCGGTATTGTGGGTGCGCTCCTTACGGGCATCTTTGCCGCTGAAAGCCTCGGTGGCCAGGGACTCAGTGCCGATTCTATCGGCGGACAATTCGTCGTACAACTCATCGGCGTCGTCTTCACCATTGTCTATTGCGGCGTCTTATCCTTCATCTTGCTCAAAATCGTCGATGCCATTATTGGCCTGCGCGTCTCGCAAGACGAAGAAACCGAAGGACTCGATATCTCGCTCCACGACGAGCGAGGTTACAACTATTAAAAACTCTCAGCTAAGCCAAAAGAGCGGGCACACTGTGTCCGCTCTTTTTTTTTTCTTTGTAATTCAAAAATCGGGTTTTATAATACACGACCTCGGAATGGATCGAAAAGCGATCCCGACCACACACCTTATGAAGGAGGAGTACAGTATGAAACTCATCACAGCAGTCATCCAGCCCCACAAGCTGGACGATGTGCGCGCAGCACTCGGCGACATCGGCATCCAGGGCATGACCGTCACCGAAGCGCGCGGCTTTGGACGCCAGAGAGGACACAGAGAAGTCTATCGCGGTGCCGAATACATCGTCGATTTTCTGCCCAAAGTCAAGCTGGAGATCGCCATCAATGACGATGAGACTGATCGCGCCATTGACGCGATAGAGCATGCAGCCAAAACCGGCAATGTAGGTGATGGGAAGATCTTTGTCACAGACTTGGGACAAGCTGTTCGCATTCGAACGGGCGAAACTGGACCCGACGCACTTTAGAACCACAAAATGAAAAACTCTGGAGGGAACACAAATATGAAACGCCACTCTTACATCTTTGCAAGCCTCATGCTCGTCTTAGGACTGCCAGACCTCGCGCTTGCCGACGCACACGAACAACTCAACGGCAGTGACACAGCCTGGCTACTCACCTCAACTGCCCTGGTACTATTTATGACCATCCCCGGTCTCGCCCTCTTTTACGGCGGCCTCGTACGCGCCAAAAACGTACTCTCCGTCCTCATGCAGTGCTTCGCGCTCACCGCAATATTGAGCGTCGTCTGGGTCATCATCGGCTATAGTCTCGCCTTCAACACCAATGGCATGACAGCAGGTACCACGAATCTCAACTCCTTCATCGGTGGTCTGGGCACCGCGTTCTTATCCGGTGTGACAGCCGATAGCCTATCTGGTACAATTCCAGAAACGGTCTTCATCACCTTTCAAATGACCTTCTTCATCATCACACCTGCGCTCATCGTCGGAGCTTTTGCCGAACGCATGAAATTTTCAGCCGTACTCTTATTCTCCGTACTCTGGAGCATTGTTGTTTACGCGCCCATCTGCCACATGACATGGGGTGGTGATGGTTCCTTCTTTGGCGACATGGGTGTACTCGACTTTGCGGGTGGGCTTGTTGTACACATCAACGCGGGTGTCGCAGCACTCGTCGCGTGTATTGTCATTGGCAAACGCCAGGGCTATCCCGACGCACAAATATTGCCTCACAGCCTCAGCCTTACGGTCGTTGGCGCATCCATGCTGTGGGTCGGCTGGTTCGGCTTTAATGCCGGAAGTGCCGTCGCTGCCGACGGCGCCGCAGGCATGGCCATGCTCGTCACGCAGATATCTGCCGCAGTCGCCACCTCCACCTGGATGTTTATCGAATGGATTAAAAACGGCAAACCCAGTATTTTAGGTGCGGTTACAGGCACCATCGCCGGATTGGGCGCCATTACACCAGCTTCGGGCAGCGTAGGTCCCCTAGGCGCAATTGTCATCGGCCTTGCTGCCGGTGCGATTTGCTTTTGGGCATCCACCACACTCAAACGCAAATTGGGCTACGACGACTCCCTCGACGTCTTTGGCGTCCACGGTGTGGGCGGCATTATTGGCACCCTGCTATGCGGTATTTTTGTCGTCAAAAGTCTGGGCGGTCAGGGATTGGCCGAAGGCATGACCATGGGCAGTCAATTCACCGCGCAACTGATCGCGGTCATTATCACCATCGTCTATTGCGGCGTGGTATCCTTCATCCTGCTCAAAATCGTTGACGCCGCCGTTGGCCTGCGCGTCTCGCAAGAAGAAGAAACCGGAGGACTCGATATTGCCCTCCACGACGAGCGCGGCTACAATTATTAATATCCGCTTGACAAAGCGGACAAGAAAAAAAGCGGGCACATTGTACCCGCTTTTTTTCTTGTTGCAATTATTTTCCAGACACCTTTATTTTCTCACCGACAACAGTCATAATCCACCACAGAAAGGAACAAAGATGAAAATTGTTTTACACCCCCCTGTCGATGAAGACCTTTGCCAACAAGTTCGAGACACGGCTCCCAACGCCGAAGTTGTCATGGCAGATAATCACAATATCATCGAAACTGTCGCAGATGCCGAAATCATATTTGGAAATTTTTCATCTGAAATTGTCAATGCAGCCCCCAATCTCAAATGGATTCAATCCACCAGCGCCGGCATGGACAAAGCCCTGATCCCCGAAGTCGCCAACAGCGACATCACAATATGCAATGCCAGCGGCGTCCATGCCGTTCAGGTCGCCGAACACGCCTGGGCACTCACCACCGCCCTCACGCGCGGGCTACACGTTTCTTTTCGCCATCAACTCGACCATGCCTGGACGCGCCCACCACTCGCCGACTTATTGGAAGCCACCATTCTCATCGTCGGATTTGGCGGCATTGGTCAATACTATGCACAACTCGCCCAGGGCTATGACGCGCGTCTGATTGCGCTGGATATCCAGGGCGGAGACAAACCCGATTACGTCGAAGCGATCTGGGACATGGACCGTCTGGACGAAGGTCTGCAAATAGCCGATGTCGTATTTATCGCCGTGCCGTACACGCCCGAAACCGAAAAACTCATCAATGCCCGCACCCTGAGCCTGATGAAAAACACCGCCTTTCTGGTCAACACTGCACGCGGTCCCATCGTCGATGAAGCCGCTCTGGCCGAAGGCCTCAAAAACGGCGAAATCGCCGGTGCTGGCCTGGACGTATTTGAAAAAGAACCCCTGTCTCCTGACAGCCCGCTCTGGGACATGGAAAATGTCATCATCACCCCACACGCTGCCGGCGGATCTCCCAATCGACACAACCGAACCATTGGATTCTTCTGCCAAAACCTGAAACGCTATCAGGCTGGCGAACCGCTCTTCAACGAAGTTGACAAATCCCTCGGATATCCAAAACGGGACCGGCGCGTCAAATGAAAAAACCCAATATCATCGTCATTCTCGTAGATGACATGGGCTATTCGGATCTCGGCTCTTATGGTGGCGAGATCCGAACGCCCAACCTGGATCGCCTGTCGGCAAATGGCCTGCGATTCACGCAAAGTTACAACTCTGCCCGCTGTTGTCCCTCGCGGGCTTCGCTGCTCACAGGACTGTATTCCCATCAGGCTGGCATCGCCAATTTTACGGGACCTGATCGAACCGCCGAATGGGGACCGGCCTATTTGGGTCGGTTAAACAACAACTGCGTGACACTGGCAGAAGCCCTCAAAACCGCGGGCTACAGCACCTATGGCGTGGGAAAATGGCACGTTGGCGATCAAGTGAACCCAAAAGACCGGGGATTTGACGAATACTACGGATTCATCAAAGGTCACAGCGCACCGCAATGGGATCCGTCTTATTATCATCGCTATCCCGAAACTCGAACACCCGAACTTTCTTTTCATGACGATGCATACTACGCAACAGAAGCATTCAACGATTACGCCGTAGAATTTATCGACCAGGCGCAACAAAAAGACAACCCCTATTTCCTCTACTTCGCTCACTCAGCCCCCCATTTTCCCTTACATGCCCCAGCGGAAACCCGCGATGCATATCTCGATATTTACCGTCGCGGTTGGGATGTCTTGCGCCGTGAACGCTACGCACGCCAGCAAGAATCCGGCCTGGCAACAGAAAACTGGCAATTCACACCGCGTTCAATTGTCCCCATCGAAGAAAATGATGCCATCGCAAATGGGTACAGCGGCAAACAGAATCCCGCTTGGGAGGATCTCCCCCAGGACCGACAGGAAGACCTCGCCTACCGCATGGCGGTCTTTGCCGCCATGATCGAACATATCGATCGCGGCATAGGCAGAATCATTGACCGCCTGGAAGAAACAGGAGAACTGGACAACACACTCATCCTGTTTACAAGCGACAATGGCGCGTGTTACGAATGGGGACCTTTTGGATTTGACGAACGCAGCAGATTGGGCGTCACCCATCTCCACACGGGCGAAGAACTCAAAAAAATCGGTGGACCGGGCACGTATCACTCTGTGGGCAGCGCGTGGTCGTGCCTGAGCAACACCCCGTTGCGCATGTACAAACACTACAACCACGAAGGCGGAAATTGTAGCCCATTCATCGCCCACTGGCCCGAAGGGATTGCGCAACCCGACCGCTGGGTTCGCACTCCCATGCACCTGTTTGACATCATGCCGACTATATGCGAAATTACCGGAACTGAATATCCCGAAACACACAATGGGGAACGCATTCACCCGCAAGAAGGGACGAGCCTCGTACCCCTATTCAACGCACACAGCCTGCCCGAACGCAGCCTGTGTTTCGATCACTTTGAAGCCAGTGCCATACGCAGGGGAAAATGGAAATTGCTGAAAGGCAACACTCGATATCCCAACAAAAATTGGGAACTCTACGACATGGAAAAAGACCGCTGTGAAACCAGCGATCTATCAGCAGAACATCCCGAATTGGTAAAATCACTCGAACGAGAATGGACCGAATGGGCCGTGCGGGTTAAGGTACACCCTTACCACCAAGAAGTGACAAAATGAGCATCACCTCACTTTTTCAACAAACGGCCACATAAGATCGCTGTAGAAGCGGTGGCCCGCGGCGCCGTAGTGGTGTTCGACGTGGTCGGGAACACCGGCGACCTCGTAGAGACGCGCAATACCCTGGACCGCGCGATCGACTTCGGGCACGGGGAATAGCCTATCCTGTTTCCCATTCACAATACAGAGATGGCGCGGGGCAATAAGACCTGCAACATCCCAGATCTCGCCAAAACGCAAAATGCCGGGCACGCCATTGCAATCGCAATGGTGAATCAAACCACTGGTGCCCACAAGCGTACAAAAAGAGCAACTCGGCACAGCAATAGTAATACGGGGATCCACTGCGGCGGCATAACAGGTAATCACCCCACCACCCGAATTGCCCATAACCAGAATCGTAGATGTATCAATCTCGGGAATATCCTGTGCCCAATCAATAAGACGCATCACATCCCAGACGCGCTCACCAGTCGCAGTGCGCCCGGCGAGCAAAGCGTGCATGAATTGGCTGCGGCAATCGCGGGCACCGTGGCGCTTGTTAATATCGGGAATAGCCGTAGTACTCGTACCGCGTGCAGCGGGCGCAATGGCGGCAAACCCGCGCTTAACCGCCTGAACAGCAACATCTCGGTCTTCGGCCTCAATCTTTTTGCGATGATCGTCATCGCGCGATTTCCCAATATACGTATCCATCCCGTATTTGTCGTGCCCATGGGGCAAAACAGCGAGCGGGAAAGGCCCATCTCCTTTGGGTTGAAGATACCAGAACGGCAAACCAAAACGCGGTTCGGTAGTAATCACACCCGGTTGCAACGTATAATCGCCCATATCTTGCGCTACACCGAGTTGCACCTGAATCGTGTGATCGCCCAGAGACGCGCCAATACTTTCGAGACCCAACAGATGCTGAAGCACCGGGCGCGCCTCCTCTTGCCATTGAAAAAAAGATTCGCGATCAGTTGCTCGACACGCGACATAGCGCAGTTCATCGGCATAAAGAGAATCGAGATAGGTGCGAACAGCACCGCTGTGTTCGGGATGTTCCATATTAAAACCTTTCAAGGGAAAAAAATGGCAGACACACTGCGAGAAGTACTGGATTTTGCAACAGATGCCGCATGGCAAGCCGGACGCATCACACTGCGATATTTTCAGACCGGAGTCGAAGTAGAAGAAAAGGCGGATGAGTCACCTGTAACGGCCGCAGACAAAGGAGCTGAAACAAAATTGAGAGAATTGATAGAAGCGCGTTTTCCCGACGACGGCATTGTGGGAGAAGAGCACGAAGACAAACAAGGCACAACCGGACGGCGATGGATTTTAGACCCCATTGACGGCACAAAATCATTCGTACACGGCGTACCCCTCTACGGAGTAATGGTCGGCGTAGAGATCGAGGACAAACCCGCCGTTGGCGTCGTTCATTTTCCAGCACTCAATGAAATGATTTGTGCTGCCAGTGGATTGGGTTGTACGTGGAATGGTCGCCCCACGCGGGTATCTGACATATCGGACATTCAGGACGCCACCGTGATCTTGACCGATTCTCTGCATAAACACGGTCGGGGTGAAGCCATGGACCGGATCTGCTCACGCGCCAAACTCGTGCGCGGCTGGGGTGATTGTTATGGCCACATGCTCGTCGCAACCGGACGTGCAGAAATCATGCTCGACCCCATTATGAGCGTATGGGATTGCGCTGCCCTCGCGCCTATCTTAGAAGAAGCGGGCGGCACATTCACAACGTGGAGTGGCGAAGCGACCATCTGGGGCAACGAAGCCGTCAGCACAAACGGAGCGTTATTTGAAGAAGTAATGCAATTGATTAAAGAATAATTTTATCCCGCAAATATCGAACGATTTGAAATACCGCAGATGCAATCTTCGCGCATGAATCCCGGCACAAATTGAGCGGTTCGACCAGAAGGCGCCACGC
This sequence is a window from Gemmatimonadota bacterium. Protein-coding genes within it:
- a CDS encoding P-II family nitrogen regulator, which codes for MKLITAVIQPHKLDDVRAALGDIGIQGMTVTEARGFGRQRGHREVYRGAEYIVDFLPKVKLEIAINDDETDRAIDAIEHAAKTGNVGDGKIFVTDLGQAVRIRTGETGPDAL
- a CDS encoding ammonium transporter, encoding MKRHSYIFASLMLVLGLPDLALADAHEQLNGSDTAWLLTSTALVLFMTIPGLALFYGGLVRAKNVLSVLMQCFALTAILSVVWVIIGYSLAFNTNGMTAGTTNLNSFIGGLGTAFLSGVTADSLSGTIPETVFITFQMTFFIITPALIVGAFAERMKFSAVLLFSVLWSIVVYAPICHMTWGGDGSFFGDMGVLDFAGGLVVHINAGVAALVACIVIGKRQGYPDAQILPHSLSLTVVGASMLWVGWFGFNAGSAVAADGAAGMAMLVTQISAAVATSTWMFIEWIKNGKPSILGAVTGTIAGLGAITPASGSVGPLGAIVIGLAAGAICFWASTTLKRKLGYDDSLDVFGVHGVGGIIGTLLCGIFVVKSLGGQGLAEGMTMGSQFTAQLIAVIITIVYCGVVSFILLKIVDAAVGLRVSQEEETGGLDIALHDERGYNY
- a CDS encoding D-2-hydroxyacid dehydrogenase, encoding MKIVLHPPVDEDLCQQVRDTAPNAEVVMADNHNIIETVADAEIIFGNFSSEIVNAAPNLKWIQSTSAGMDKALIPEVANSDITICNASGVHAVQVAEHAWALTTALTRGLHVSFRHQLDHAWTRPPLADLLEATILIVGFGGIGQYYAQLAQGYDARLIALDIQGGDKPDYVEAIWDMDRLDEGLQIADVVFIAVPYTPETEKLINARTLSLMKNTAFLVNTARGPIVDEAALAEGLKNGEIAGAGLDVFEKEPLSPDSPLWDMENVIITPHAAGGSPNRHNRTIGFFCQNLKRYQAGEPLFNEVDKSLGYPKRDRRVK
- a CDS encoding arylsulfatase, translating into MKKPNIIVILVDDMGYSDLGSYGGEIRTPNLDRLSANGLRFTQSYNSARCCPSRASLLTGLYSHQAGIANFTGPDRTAEWGPAYLGRLNNNCVTLAEALKTAGYSTYGVGKWHVGDQVNPKDRGFDEYYGFIKGHSAPQWDPSYYHRYPETRTPELSFHDDAYYATEAFNDYAVEFIDQAQQKDNPYFLYFAHSAPHFPLHAPAETRDAYLDIYRRGWDVLRRERYARQQESGLATENWQFTPRSIVPIEENDAIANGYSGKQNPAWEDLPQDRQEDLAYRMAVFAAMIEHIDRGIGRIIDRLEETGELDNTLILFTSDNGACYEWGPFGFDERSRLGVTHLHTGEELKKIGGPGTYHSVGSAWSCLSNTPLRMYKHYNHEGGNCSPFIAHWPEGIAQPDRWVRTPMHLFDIMPTICEITGTEYPETHNGERIHPQEGTSLVPLFNAHSLPERSLCFDHFEASAIRRGKWKLLKGNTRYPNKNWELYDMEKDRCETSDLSAEHPELVKSLEREWTEWAVRVKVHPYHQEVTK
- a CDS encoding acetylxylan esterase, translating into MEHPEHSGAVRTYLDSLYADELRYVACRATDRESFFQWQEEARPVLQHLLGLESIGASLGDHTIQVQLGVAQDMGDYTLQPGVITTEPRFGLPFWYLQPKGDGPFPLAVLPHGHDKYGMDTYIGKSRDDDHRKKIEAEDRDVAVQAVKRGFAAIAPAARGTSTTAIPDINKRHGARDCRSQFMHALLAGRTATGERVWDVMRLIDWAQDIPEIDTSTILVMGNSGGGVITCYAAAVDPRITIAVPSCSFCTLVGTSGLIHHCDCNGVPGILRFGEIWDVAGLIAPRHLCIVNGKQDRLFPVPEVDRAVQGIARLYEVAGVPDHVEHHYGAAGHRFYSDLMWPFVEKVR
- the hisN gene encoding histidinol-phosphatase, whose amino-acid sequence is MADTLREVLDFATDAAWQAGRITLRYFQTGVEVEEKADESPVTAADKGAETKLRELIEARFPDDGIVGEEHEDKQGTTGRRWILDPIDGTKSFVHGVPLYGVMVGVEIEDKPAVGVVHFPALNEMICAASGLGCTWNGRPTRVSDISDIQDATVILTDSLHKHGRGEAMDRICSRAKLVRGWGDCYGHMLVATGRAEIMLDPIMSVWDCAALAPILEEAGGTFTTWSGEATIWGNEAVSTNGALFEEVMQLIKE